Below is a genomic region from Borrelia sp. P9F1.
TAATAGGTTATAGCCGAAAGGAAAAATGCCCAAAAAAACTATAACCCAAAAATATTATATCTATTTTTTTCTTAAAAATCAAACTCTCATCTACTTTTTTTAAAAAAATAAACACCGCACTTTTATTTTAAAATAAAATACGGAAAAAGTTCAAAAAAATAAAAAATCTTAAATATTTTCAAATAAAAAAATAACCCATCTTTTTATCCAAACCTATTTACATTTATAACAATTTATGTATTAATGGATACTGTTAAGATTAAAATACTTAACAAACCGAATAATTTTACATCAGGAAGGGAAGGAAATTAAAATGCTCGCTAGCTCGACAATAATAAAACAACGACGGATCTGGGAATCTGGTCAAAAGTTCTTTACATGCTTCAATGAATGTCAGCATAAGTTGATTGTACTTGTTTCAACACTTAGCTTTATGAACAAAAGACTGAAAAAGTACACACAAGGACAAATACTTAGATATTTCAATAATAATTTGCAACAAAATGGACAAAAACAAGCAACACTTAAAAGGTTACAAAAATATCTGAAAAGACTAGGAAAAGAATTTGGAGTAACAATAAATTACTATCAACACCTGGGAAAAAACTTAGGTACGGAAATAAGGTACACCCTTAGATACTCCAAAAAAGAATGTTATAACAGAATAAACAGGCTTTTTGCACAAAAAAAATTGAACAGATTTCAAGATCGCTTTAAAGAATACAATGAAAAAATTGTAAGTGCAGATCAAAGGGGGAGTGTAGTAAAGGGGGAGTGTATAAATAATAGTAATAATAAAGAAGAAGAAAGAAGAGATAGGATTGCAAAAAATGAGAGTAATAGTTATCGAGTAACTAAATACATAACAAGATGTGGCTTTAAAACAGATCTTCCTTCTTTTATTTTAAAATTAAAAGTATCAGATGATATTAAGATCAATCACTTAAGAAACCTAAAACGGTTTGAGAACGACAGTAGACACATTTCTATTAAGACAATAGAAAACAAGTTAAAACCTATCATTAAATCCTATGCTTACAATCCTAAACATTTGTATAAATTTAACATAAAGGGATGTTATTACACTGTTTTAAGAGAAATAAGGGGAGATAACTTAAAACTCAATG
It encodes:
- a CDS encoding plasmid maintenance protein — its product is MLASSTIIKQRRIWESGQKFFTCFNECQHKLIVLVSTLSFMNKRLKKYTQGQILRYFNNNLQQNGQKQATLKRLQKYLKRLGKEFGVTINYYQHLGKNLGTEIRYTLRYSKKECYNRINRLFAQKKLNRFQDRFKEYNEKIVSADQRGSVVKGECINNSNNKEEERRDRIAKNESNSYRVTKYITRCGFKTDLPSFILKLKVSDDIKINHLRNLKRFENDSRHISIKTIENKLKPIIKSYAYNPKHLYKFNIKGCYYTVLREIRGDNLKLNEPKAELRALLKERQAELVKQGYYERELDIEIGKIYESYKTKPHFILQNDKYKDLDLRIARIKKRVQRQIKEDVGQKQKETRDNIFSILLEQLKHKVDINKLRPALKRFIDSKDKLSYSKMMDNSYYYELLDRIGQESTLREINIFGSQMVNNVQIRGL